GCGTCGCGTCCCCGCTCATCGCGTCGAGCAGGAGGCGCTCGTAGGCCTCGGGTGTGGCCTTGCCGAACGAGGTTCCGTAGTGGAAGTCCATCTTCACCGGCTCGAGTTGCAGGATCGCGCCGGGCATTTTCGCCGCCATGCGGAAAGAAATTCCTTCGTCCGGCTGGATGCGGATGACGAGGACGTTCGGGTCCTTCAGCTGGCTCTCGCGGTTGAAAAGGACGGGCGGGGTGCCGCGGAAGCGGATGGCGATCTCGGTGCCGGACTTCGGAAGGCGTTTGCCCACGCGCATGAAAAACGGGACGCCCGCCCAGCGCCAGTTGTCGATGTGCAATCGCAGTGCGACGTAGGTTTCGGTCATGGATCCCGGCGCGACGCCGGGTTCTTCGCGGTAACCGGGGACCTCCTTGCCGTTGATGTAGCCCGCGGTGTATTGCGCGCGGACGACATTTTCGGCGACGGCTTTTCCGGTCAGCGGGCGCAGGGCCTGCATGACTTTCACTTTCTCGTTCCGCACGGCATCGGCGCCGAGGTCGATGGGTGGTTCCATCGCGGTGAGGCAAAGCAATTGCAGCAGGTGGTTCTGCACCATGTCGCGCAGCGCCCCGGCATTCTCATAGTAGCCGGCTCGCGATTCGACGCCCAGCGGTTCACTCGCGGTGATCTGCACGCTTTCCACGTAGCGCCGGTTCCAGAGGGCTTCGAAGACTGTGTTGGCAAAACGCAGGACCATGATGTTCTGCGCCGTCTCCTTGCCGAGGTAGTGGTCGATGCGGAAGGTTTCGCGTTCAGGGAACGCCGCCGCCACCGCGGAATTCAGCCGCTCCGCGCTGGGAAGGTCGGTTCCGAAAGGTTTTTCGACGATCAGTCGCGACCACGCGCCCGCGTTGGCATGGCTGAGTCCGCTGGCCCGCAGGTTCTCGAGGATGACGTCGAATTCGGTCGGCGAAGACGCGAGGTAAAAGAGCCTGTTGCCTCCCGTGCCGAGGCGTGCATCGATCGCGTCGAGTTCGCGACCGAGCGATGTGTAGCCCTCGGGGTTGTCGAAGCTGCTGCGGTGATAAAAAATATTCGCGGCAAACCGCGCCCAGAGTTCCTCGTTGACGGGACGCCGCGAGTATTTGCGGGCGGCTTCGCCCAGTTCCTCGCGGAAATCTTCGCTGGTTTTGTCGCGGCGGGCGAAGCACACGACGGCGAGCGAGGACGGCAGATTGCCGTCGGCCGCGAGGTTGTAAAGGGCGGGGATCAGCTTGCGGCGGGTGAGGTCGCCGGTTGCGCCGAAGATGACAATGACACAGGGCGCGGGCACGGCGCGGTTCACCAGATCGACGCGCAGAGGGTTCGGGTTCGCGGATTCGGGCATAGGATTCAAGACGGCTGCCGTTCAAGCGAGCGGGCGAGGGTGATCGCCGACGAGGAACGGTTCAAAATGTAAAGGTGGATCCCGGGCGCCCCGTGGCGGAGAAGCTCGCGGATTTGGTGGTAGGCCCAAGTGATGCCGACGGCTTCGGCCGCACGCGCATCGTCTTCGACAACCTGCAACTGCTCCACGAGTGCGGGCGGCAGCGACGACCCGCACATCGGCCCGAAGCGTTTCACCTGGGCCAGCGAGAGGGCCGGGAGCACGCCTGGAATAACGGGAAGGTCGATCCCGCGTGCGCGGCAGGCGCCGAGGAATTTGTAGTAGTGGTCGTTGTCGAAAAACAACTGCGTGGTGAGGAACGATGCCCCGGCGTCGGCCTTGATCTTGAGATGCGCCAGATCTTCCTCCATCGACGCGGCCTCGGGGTGCTTTTCCGGATAGGCCCCGGCCCCGAGACAAATGTCCGGGAAATTTTCCCGGATGAGCGCCACCAGGTCGCTGGCGTAGCGCAGTCCGTCCGGGCACGGCACAAACTCGGTCTGCCCTTTCGGCGGATCCCCGCGCAGGGCCATGATGTTGCGGATGCCGTCCGCGTGGTAGCCGGCGACGATGTCGAGAAGCTCTCCTTTGGTCGATCCAACGCACGTGAGGTGCGGCATGACACGCCAACCGAAGTCCTCGCGGAGGATTTTGGCGTATTGGAAGGTCCGCTCGCGCGTCGTGCCGCCTGCCCCGTAGGTGATGGATACGAAATCCGGATGGTAGGGGCGCAGCGCTTCGGCCGTGCGCAAGAGTTGCGCGCCGCCTTCGTCGTTCTTCGGCGGGAAGAACTCGACCGACAGAAGCGGTTTGCCCGAGGAGAGAAGTTCGGTGATCGGACGGTCGGGTTTCATGAGCGGCGACGCAAGATGCTGCACCGTGCAGCGGCGGTGCCCAAGGAAAATTGCGTTGCCAAACGGCGGAGCCGCGCTGGATGCTCCCGCCGTGCCATCCGATCCGACTGCGCAGACTTCATCCGCTTCCCCGGGGCCGCGCGTGCTCATTTCCTGCGCGGTGATTCTGCTCGCCGGATATGCCGTGCTTCTGGGGCGCGCGCCGTCAGTCGCCAGCGGAGTCGTGGTGCGCGTAGTTCCCGCGGAAACCGCGGTGTCACGATGAACGGACCGGTCAGAGCAGAAAACTTGAAGAAGGTTTTCGGCGCGCGCACCGCTCTTGATGACGTGAGTTTTTCCGTGGGCGAAGGAGAAATATTCGGCTTGCTGGGGCCCAACGGAGGGGGAAAAACCACGCTCTTCCGTATCTTGTCCACGCTCCTTCCGCCGACGGGCGGGACCGCAAGCGTGTGCGGACACGATGTGACGCGCGATCCCGCGGGGGTGCGGCGTTGCCTTGGTGTCGTCTTCCAATCGCCGAGCCTCGACCCGCAGCTCACGGTGGCGGAAAATCTGCGCTACGGAGGCAACCTCTACGGCCTGAATGGCGCGGGGTTGGAGGAGCGACTGCGGGAAATGGCGGAAGCGTTGCGCGTGGCCGATCGTTTGAATGACCGGGTGAAAATTCTATCCGGCGGCCTGCAACGGCGCGTCGAGATCGCCAAGAGTCTGCTGCCGCGTCCGCGCGTGCTGCTTCTCGACGAGCCCTCGACGGGCCTCGATCCCGTGGCGCGCGTGGATCTGTGGAGCATTCTCGAACAATTGCGTGCGAAATTTTCCATGACGGTGGTGCTCACCACGCACTTGATGGACGAGGGGGAGCGCTGCGACCGCGTAGCCATCCTGCACCACGGGAAACTGCTCGCCTGCGATGCGCCGTCCGCGTTGCGCGCCACGGTGGGGTCGGATGTCTTGACGCTTGTCGGGCGCGATCCGGCCGCTCTGGCGGAAAAGTTGCAGGCCGAATTCGGCTGGGCCGCGTCGCTGCAGGACGGCGAAGTGCGCGTGGAGATTCCCGCCGCGCATGAGCAAGTGGCGCGGATCGTCGAGGCTTTCCCCGGCGAGATACGGTCCGTGACAGCCGGGCATCCGACGCTTGAAGACGTGTTCGTCCGCCTCACCGGCGAGCGGTTGTCCGCGCCGTTTTTCGACGACGCACCGGCCCCGCGGAAGAAAAAGAAATGACCTCATCACCGGCAACATCTTCGCGCACGGGACTCTGGCTTCCGGCCTTGGCGCTTTGGAAGCGGGAGATCGTGCGCTTCCTGCGTCAGAAAAACCGCATCATCGGCGCACTGGCGACACCGTTGGTGTTCTGGCTTCTCATCGGCTCCGGCGTCGGCCCCGGTTTCCGTCTGCCCGGCCTGCCGGCGGACATGACCTATCTCGCCTATTTTTTCCCGGGCACGGTGGTCCTCATTCTTTTGTTCACCGCCATCTTTTCCACGATCTCGATCATCGAGGACCGCCGCGAAGGTTTTTTGCAGGGTGTCCTTGTCGCCCCGGTTGCGCCGGAAGCGATCGTCCTGGGGAAATTCCTCGGCGGCATGACACTCGCCGCGGGGCAGGGATTTGTCTTTTGCCTGGCTGCACCGCTCGCGGGATTGCCGCTTGATTTTTCCGTGGTCGCACGGCTGGTGCCGGCTTTGCTGCTTGCGGGTTTCGGTCTGGTCGGGCTGGGTTTTCTCATCGCGTGGCCTCTGGATTCGACGCAGGGTTTCCATGCCATCATGAATGTTTTTCTCATGCCGCTCTGGCTGCTTTCCGGATCGCTTTTTCCGGCGGCTCCCGACTCGTGGATGCGTTTTGCGGTGATGGCGAACCCCGTGGCCTACGCCACGGCGGCCGTGCGGCGCGCGTTCTACGGCGACGCCGCGGGCTTCGGCGCGCTGCCTGATTACGGCACGGCCATGTTCGCATCGGGGCTGTTCGCCTTGCTGATGTTCGCCCTCTCGGTCTGGATGGTGCGTCGCCGGCGCGGCGCGGCGTGAATCGCATGAAACCGGCGGTCAGGGCGACGGTGCTTCAAACGCTCGTGGCGCTGGCGGTGGTGGCCGCGCTCGTGTGGCTGGCGCGTTCCGCGCCGTTCCTGCGCGTCGTCGAAGACACCGAAAATGTCGTGAGCCGCTGGGGCGCCTTGAGCGTGCTCGCCTACCCGGCGATGGTGATGGTCGCGACGGTGCTGTTTCTGCCGGGAGGAATACTCAGCTTGGGGGGCGGATTTTTTTTCGGACTGTGGTGGGGGACGCTGCTCGTGCTCGCGGGAAACCTGCTCGGAGCGGCGGTTGCATTCTTCGTCGGACGCAAGCTCGGACGCCGGTTCGTCCGCAGCAGGATCCTGCGCGACCCGCGCTGGGCGGCGTTGGATGGAGCCATCGGCAAGCACGGGCCCCGCATCATATTTTTCAGCCAACTCAACCCGTTGTTTCCGACGAGTCTGTTCAACTATCTCTACGGTGTCACCAAGGTGCCGTTTTGGAGGTGCCTCCAGTGGGTCGCGCTGGGG
The nucleotide sequence above comes from Chthoniobacterales bacterium. Encoded proteins:
- the zwf gene encoding glucose-6-phosphate dehydrogenase, with protein sequence MPESANPNPLRVDLVNRAVPAPCVIVIFGATGDLTRRKLIPALYNLAADGNLPSSLAVVCFARRDKTSEDFREELGEAARKYSRRPVNEELWARFAANIFYHRSSFDNPEGYTSLGRELDAIDARLGTGGNRLFYLASSPTEFDVILENLRASGLSHANAGAWSRLIVEKPFGTDLPSAERLNSAVAAAFPERETFRIDHYLGKETAQNIMVLRFANTVFEALWNRRYVESVQITASEPLGVESRAGYYENAGALRDMVQNHLLQLLCLTAMEPPIDLGADAVRNEKVKVMQALRPLTGKAVAENVVRAQYTAGYINGKEVPGYREEPGVAPGSMTETYVALRLHIDNWRWAGVPFFMRVGKRLPKSGTEIAIRFRGTPPVLFNRESQLKDPNVLVIRIQPDEGISFRMAAKMPGAILQLEPVKMDFHYGTSFGKATPEAYERLLLDAMSGDATLFARRDEVEHAWTFIDGIRKAWSDGEAPRLDFYPAGSWGPHEADELLAQDDAVWRRL
- the metF gene encoding methylenetetrahydrofolate reductase [NAD(P)H] — encoded protein: MKPDRPITELLSSGKPLLSVEFFPPKNDEGGAQLLRTAEALRPYHPDFVSITYGAGGTTRERTFQYAKILREDFGWRVMPHLTCVGSTKGELLDIVAGYHADGIRNIMALRGDPPKGQTEFVPCPDGLRYASDLVALIRENFPDICLGAGAYPEKHPEAASMEEDLAHLKIKADAGASFLTTQLFFDNDHYYKFLGACRARGIDLPVIPGVLPALSLAQVKRFGPMCGSSLPPALVEQLQVVEDDARAAEAVGITWAYHQIRELLRHGAPGIHLYILNRSSSAITLARSLERQPS
- a CDS encoding ATP-binding cassette domain-containing protein; this encodes MNGPVRAENLKKVFGARTALDDVSFSVGEGEIFGLLGPNGGGKTTLFRILSTLLPPTGGTASVCGHDVTRDPAGVRRCLGVVFQSPSLDPQLTVAENLRYGGNLYGLNGAGLEERLREMAEALRVADRLNDRVKILSGGLQRRVEIAKSLLPRPRVLLLDEPSTGLDPVARVDLWSILEQLRAKFSMTVVLTTHLMDEGERCDRVAILHHGKLLACDAPSALRATVGSDVLTLVGRDPAALAEKLQAEFGWAASLQDGEVRVEIPAAHEQVARIVEAFPGEIRSVTAGHPTLEDVFVRLTGERLSAPFFDDAPAPRKKKK
- a CDS encoding TVP38/TMEM64 family protein, with amino-acid sequence MKPAVRATVLQTLVALAVVAALVWLARSAPFLRVVEDTENVVSRWGALSVLAYPAMVMVATVLFLPGGILSLGGGFFFGLWWGTLLVLAGNLLGAAVAFFVGRKLGRRFVRSRILRDPRWAALDGAIGKHGPRIIFFSQLNPLFPTSLFNYLYGVTKVPFWRCLQWVALGRLPGIFLYCYLGTLGQLGIRILRGDSEPGPADYVVWGAGLVVTVVVAGMLGHTASKVIDEYRRSVPAATPDEDEEQGDCCRS